A DNA window from Streptomyces sp. 71268 contains the following coding sequences:
- a CDS encoding ATP-binding protein, whose product MISSPSRHCTVELQALPERIGQVRRIVSAQLRHWHLEALIESAVLGVSELLTNVYLHAEPDKRCTVDLEWALDGLTVSVRDRDTREPAAPTLDPLGTHGRGLALIAALSQSWGVRGTADGGGKTVWFTLPAAQADPRPTRRSAQRAAVPLGPPSTGPEGDRPTAAATLGAYPRPPLERHPAEAASR is encoded by the coding sequence GTGATCAGCAGCCCGAGCAGGCATTGCACCGTGGAGCTCCAGGCTCTCCCGGAGCGGATCGGCCAGGTCCGCAGGATCGTATCGGCGCAGTTGCGCCACTGGCACTTGGAAGCGCTCATCGAGTCGGCGGTCCTCGGCGTCTCCGAGCTGTTGACCAACGTCTACCTGCACGCCGAACCCGACAAGCGCTGCACCGTGGACCTGGAGTGGGCGCTCGACGGGCTCACCGTCTCCGTCCGCGACCGCGACACGCGCGAGCCCGCGGCGCCCACCCTCGACCCACTGGGCACACACGGGCGCGGCCTCGCCCTGATCGCCGCGCTCAGCCAGAGCTGGGGCGTGCGCGGCACCGCCGACGGCGGCGGCAAGACCGTGTGGTTCACGCTGCCCGCCGCCCAGGCCGACCCGCGCCCGACGCGGCGCTCGGCCCAACGGGCGGCCGTGCCGCTGGGCCCGCCCAGCACCGGCCCGGAGGGTGATCGGCCGACCGCGGCGGCGACGCTGGGCGCCTACCCCAGACCGCCGCTGGAGCGTCACCCCGCCGAGGCCGCCAGCCGCTGA
- a CDS encoding trypco2 family protein, translated as MGTEIGLARAIRGLRAELAEAMADGEDEAIRFRIESISLDLQVAVENAREGHAGLRFWVVSADGGASSSTATTHSLSLQLAAEMATGGHVRIAAAPERRPD; from the coding sequence ATGGGCACGGAGATCGGGCTCGCGCGGGCCATCCGCGGACTGCGGGCGGAGTTGGCGGAGGCGATGGCCGACGGCGAGGACGAGGCGATCAGGTTCCGTATCGAGTCCATCAGTCTCGATCTCCAGGTGGCCGTGGAGAACGCGCGCGAGGGACACGCGGGGCTCAGGTTCTGGGTCGTGTCGGCCGACGGTGGCGCCTCCTCGTCCACCGCCACCACCCACTCCCTGTCGTTGCAGCTCGCCGCCGAGATGGCCACCGGAGGTCACGTGCGGATCGCCGCCGCGCCCGAACGGCGGCCTGACTGA
- a CDS encoding MFS transporter, with protein MPTLNKIRTATPWGRSNATVDPAIRRLRAALTLFFALDGFIFAGWVVRIPAIKQQTGASTGALGLALLGVSAGAVATMMVTGRLCQRFGHQPMTVVAAVVMSLSVALPAHTHSALALGLVLLVFGAGYGGLNVAMNSAAVDLVAALRRPVMPTFHAAFSLGGMLGAGLGGLVAGRLSATTHLTALTVCGLALTAFAGRALLTHPVPRRQHERPATPTAPRRRPSRPEATDPAHHPSSTRAEPGGRFEPVGEAAGRGAARRTRRLVAVFGLIALCTAYGEGALADWGALHLEQDLDAHPGVAAAGYSVFAATMTIGRLSGTALLERLGQTRALVAGGATAATGMLVGSLAPTVWLALLGFAVTGLGLANIFPIAIERAGALNGPSGVATASTFGYGGMLCGPPAIGFVADWFSLPTALTTVALLAAIAAAVAYASRNALRPPAS; from the coding sequence GTGCCGACGCTGAACAAAATACGGACGGCCACTCCGTGGGGGCGGAGCAACGCCACCGTAGACCCCGCCATCCGTCGCCTGCGGGCGGCGCTCACCCTCTTCTTCGCCCTGGACGGCTTCATCTTCGCCGGCTGGGTCGTGCGCATTCCCGCCATCAAGCAACAAACCGGCGCCTCGACCGGCGCCCTCGGGCTCGCCCTGCTCGGCGTCTCCGCGGGCGCGGTGGCCACCATGATGGTCACCGGCCGGCTCTGCCAACGGTTCGGGCACCAGCCCATGACCGTCGTCGCCGCCGTCGTGATGTCCCTGAGCGTCGCGCTGCCGGCGCACACCCACTCGGCGCTCGCCCTCGGCCTGGTACTCCTCGTCTTCGGCGCGGGCTACGGCGGCCTCAACGTCGCGATGAACAGCGCGGCGGTGGACCTGGTGGCCGCGCTGCGCCGACCGGTCATGCCCACGTTCCACGCCGCCTTCAGCCTCGGCGGCATGCTCGGGGCGGGCCTCGGTGGCCTGGTCGCGGGGCGGCTGTCGGCCACCACACACCTGACCGCCCTCACCGTGTGCGGGCTCGCCCTCACGGCCTTCGCCGGCCGCGCGCTCCTGACCCACCCGGTTCCACGGCGACAGCACGAGCGGCCGGCCACGCCCACGGCGCCCCGCCGCCGCCCGTCACGACCCGAGGCGACCGACCCCGCCCACCACCCGTCGTCGACCCGGGCCGAGCCCGGCGGGCGGTTCGAACCCGTCGGGGAGGCCGCGGGCCGGGGCGCGGCCCGGCGTACCCGGCGACTGGTCGCCGTCTTCGGGCTGATCGCCCTGTGTACGGCCTACGGCGAGGGCGCGTTGGCCGACTGGGGCGCGCTCCACCTGGAGCAGGACCTCGACGCGCACCCGGGCGTCGCGGCGGCCGGCTACTCGGTCTTCGCCGCCACGATGACCATCGGCCGGCTGTCCGGAACGGCGCTCCTGGAACGCCTCGGCCAGACCCGCGCCCTGGTGGCGGGCGGCGCGACGGCCGCCACCGGCATGCTCGTCGGCTCCCTGGCCCCCACGGTCTGGCTGGCCCTGCTCGGCTTCGCGGTCACGGGTCTCGGGCTGGCCAACATCTTCCCGATCGCCATCGAACGCGCCGGCGCCCTGAACGGCCCGAGCGGCGTCGCCACCGCCTCCACCTTCGGCTACGGCGGCATGCTCTGCGGCCCGCCGGCGATCGGTTTCGTCGCCGACTGGTTCTCGCTGCCGACGGCGCTGACGACCGTCGCCCTACTCGCGGCAATCGCGGCAGCCGTCGCCTACGCCAGCCGCAACGCGCTCCGCCCACCCGCAAGTTGA
- a CDS encoding DeoR/GlpR family DNA-binding transcription regulator, giving the protein MSENQNLLAEQRRALILDEVRRHGGARVNELTRKLKVSDMTVRRDLDALARLGVVEKVHGGAVPIAEASTHEPGFEAKSGMELSAKEDIARAAAPLAVPGSAIALSGGTTTHALAQHLVDVPGLTVVTNSMRIADVFHSARRAADAASEGAGGRERSFGAATVVLTGGVRTPSDALVGPVADAAIRSLHFDVLFLGVHGVSAEAGLSTPNLAEAETNRHFLRSARRVVVVADHTKWGKVGLSSFAALSEVDVLVTDAGLPRAAREEMAEHLRELVLAGA; this is encoded by the coding sequence GTGAGCGAGAATCAGAACCTCCTCGCGGAGCAGCGACGTGCCCTGATTCTCGATGAGGTCAGGCGGCACGGCGGGGCGCGGGTCAACGAACTCACGCGCAAGCTCAAGGTGTCGGACATGACGGTGCGCCGCGACCTGGACGCGCTGGCGCGGCTCGGGGTGGTGGAGAAGGTGCACGGCGGGGCCGTGCCGATCGCCGAGGCCAGCACGCACGAGCCGGGGTTCGAGGCGAAGTCCGGGATGGAGCTCAGCGCGAAGGAGGACATCGCGCGCGCGGCGGCTCCGCTCGCGGTGCCGGGCTCGGCCATCGCGCTCTCCGGTGGCACGACGACCCACGCGCTGGCGCAGCACCTGGTGGACGTGCCGGGGCTGACGGTGGTGACCAACTCCATGCGGATCGCGGACGTGTTCCACAGCGCGCGGCGGGCGGCCGACGCCGCGTCGGAGGGGGCCGGCGGCCGGGAGCGGTCCTTCGGCGCGGCGACCGTGGTGCTCACGGGTGGGGTGCGCACGCCGTCGGACGCGCTGGTCGGCCCGGTGGCGGACGCGGCGATCCGCTCGCTCCACTTCGACGTGCTCTTTCTCGGGGTGCACGGCGTGTCGGCCGAGGCCGGGCTGTCGACGCCGAACCTGGCCGAGGCCGAGACCAACCGCCACTTCCTGCGGTCCGCGCGCCGGGTGGTCGTGGTGGCCGACCACACCAAGTGGGGCAAGGTGGGCCTGAGTTCGTTCGCCGCGCTGAGCGAGGTGGACGTGCTCGTCACCGACGCGGGGCTGCCGCGCGCGGCGCGCGAGGAGATGGCGGAGCACCTGCGCGAACTGGTGCTGGCCGGCGCGTAG
- a CDS encoding SHOCT domain-containing protein, which translates to MNTLAHGWGDGGGPGPWILLFPLVWALVIGGGVALVRRTVWRGRGPWGRASAPAAPGAHSPLTILGRRFAAGEIDEDEYWRRLSVLSEEFGPRSGTA; encoded by the coding sequence ATGAACACGCTCGCGCACGGCTGGGGCGACGGCGGGGGACCCGGCCCCTGGATCCTGCTGTTCCCCCTCGTCTGGGCCCTGGTCATCGGGGGCGGCGTCGCCCTCGTGCGGCGCACCGTCTGGCGTGGCCGCGGGCCGTGGGGCCGGGCCTCGGCGCCGGCCGCGCCCGGGGCGCACTCGCCGCTGACCATCCTCGGCCGCAGGTTCGCCGCCGGGGAGATCGACGAGGACGAGTACTGGCGCCGACTCTCCGTCCTGAGCGAGGAGTTCGGCCCCCGGAGTGGTACGGCGTGA
- a CDS encoding PLP-dependent cysteine synthase family protein gives MDSTETIDVDRTDPHYRAWLGDAVRKVQADANRSADTHLLRFPLPERWGIDLYLKDESTHITGSLKHRLARSLFLYGLCNGWIRPGKPVIEASSGSTAVSEAYFASLIGVPFIAVMPRTTSREKCRLIEFHGGRCHFVDDPRTMYAESAALATETGGHYMDQFTYAERATDWRGNNNIAESIYQQLRLERYPEPSWIVATAGTGGTSATIGRYVRYMQHRTLVCVADPENSCFFDGWVTGDRDAHVERSSRIEGIGRPRMEPSFVPGAIDRMMKVPDAASVAAVRALEKAIGRKAGGSTGTGLWSALRIVAEMVADQRTGSVVTLLCDPGDRYLDKYYSDGWLAEQGLDITPYAATLDRFLAEGVWR, from the coding sequence ATGGACAGCACCGAGACGATCGACGTGGACCGCACCGACCCGCACTACCGCGCCTGGCTGGGCGACGCCGTGCGCAAGGTCCAGGCCGATGCCAACCGTTCGGCCGACACCCATCTGCTGCGCTTCCCGCTGCCCGAGCGGTGGGGCATCGACCTCTACCTCAAGGACGAGTCCACGCACATCACGGGCAGCCTCAAGCACCGGCTGGCGCGGTCGCTGTTCCTGTACGGGCTGTGCAACGGCTGGATCCGCCCGGGCAAGCCCGTCATCGAGGCGTCCAGCGGTTCGACGGCCGTCTCCGAGGCGTACTTCGCCAGCCTGATCGGGGTGCCGTTCATCGCCGTGATGCCGCGGACGACCAGTCGTGAGAAGTGCCGTCTGATCGAGTTCCACGGCGGCCGGTGCCACTTCGTGGACGACCCCCGGACGATGTACGCGGAGTCCGCCGCGCTCGCCACGGAAACCGGCGGGCACTACATGGACCAGTTCACCTACGCCGAACGGGCCACCGACTGGCGGGGCAACAACAACATCGCCGAGTCGATCTACCAGCAGCTTCGGCTGGAGCGCTACCCGGAGCCGAGCTGGATCGTGGCCACCGCCGGCACCGGCGGCACCTCGGCGACGATCGGCCGGTACGTGCGCTACATGCAGCACCGCACGCTGGTGTGTGTCGCCGACCCGGAGAACTCGTGCTTCTTCGACGGCTGGGTCACCGGCGACCGGGACGCGCACGTCGAGCGGAGTTCACGGATCGAGGGCATCGGCCGCCCACGGATGGAGCCCAGCTTCGTGCCCGGCGCGATCGACCGGATGATGAAGGTGCCGGACGCGGCGAGCGTGGCGGCCGTGCGCGCCCTGGAGAAGGCCATCGGCCGCAAGGCGGGTGGCTCGACCGGCACCGGGCTGTGGAGCGCGCTGCGGATCGTCGCGGAGATGGTCGCGGACCAGCGCACCGGCAGCGTCGTCACCCTGCTGTGCGACCCGGGCGACCGCTACCTGGACAAGTACTACTCCGACGGCTGGCTCGCCGAGCAGGGCCTGGACATCACGCCGTACGCCGCCACCCTCGACCGCTTCCTGGCGGAGGGCGTCTGGCGGTGA
- a CDS encoding ROK family protein — protein sequence MTQTRTRLERGRGALGPALELVHTGRAPTRAVLTAELGVTRATAGAVAAELEALGLIRVDSRPGAAAGTQGRPSHRLTVAPDGPVVLAAQVHVDGFRAALVGLGGRIVATAPGCMTVPADPAAVLDAVVAAGAELLRASGRRCLGAGLAVPSAVAEPEGTALNPLHVAWQAGAPVRELFRRSLARAGVPGPGDATATVVPAVPSATDSAPGAPIGQTGNDVNLAALAEYRHGAGRGARQLLCVATGHRGVGGALVLDGRLHTGSSGLALEVGHLTVHEEGRACHCGSRGCLDVEADPLAFLTAAGREPGPEVSLLQQARDLLRDEYADPSVRAAAHLLIDRLGRGLAGLVNILNPDRIILGGLHRDLLDADPERLRAVVAERSLWGRSGGVPLLPCTLDYNSLVGAAELAWQPVLDDPLRALSA from the coding sequence GTGACCCAGACACGGACAAGACTGGAGCGGGGCCGCGGAGCACTCGGCCCGGCGCTGGAGCTCGTACACACAGGTCGCGCCCCCACGCGCGCGGTGCTGACGGCGGAGCTCGGCGTGACCCGCGCGACCGCGGGTGCCGTCGCCGCCGAACTGGAGGCGCTCGGCCTGATCCGGGTGGACTCGCGGCCGGGCGCGGCCGCCGGCACCCAGGGCCGCCCCTCGCACCGGCTCACCGTCGCCCCGGACGGTCCCGTCGTGCTCGCCGCGCAGGTGCACGTGGACGGGTTCCGGGCGGCGCTGGTCGGCCTCGGTGGCCGGATCGTGGCCACGGCACCGGGCTGCATGACGGTGCCCGCCGACCCCGCGGCGGTGCTGGACGCCGTCGTCGCGGCCGGGGCCGAGCTGCTGCGCGCCAGCGGGCGCCGCTGCCTGGGCGCGGGACTCGCCGTGCCATCGGCCGTCGCCGAACCGGAGGGCACGGCGCTCAACCCGCTGCACGTCGCCTGGCAGGCCGGCGCGCCGGTACGGGAACTGTTCCGGCGCAGCCTCGCCCGCGCGGGCGTCCCCGGACCCGGCGATGCCACGGCCACGGTCGTGCCCGCTGTCCCCTCGGCGACCGACTCCGCGCCCGGCGCGCCGATCGGGCAGACCGGCAACGACGTCAACCTCGCGGCGCTGGCCGAGTACCGCCACGGAGCGGGCCGTGGCGCCCGGCAACTGCTGTGTGTGGCCACCGGGCACCGTGGCGTGGGCGGCGCGCTGGTGCTCGACGGGCGGCTGCATACCGGTAGCTCGGGGCTCGCCCTGGAGGTCGGGCACCTGACGGTGCACGAGGAGGGGCGTGCCTGCCACTGCGGCAGCCGTGGATGCCTCGACGTCGAGGCCGACCCGCTGGCCTTCCTGACCGCGGCCGGCCGCGAGCCCGGCCCCGAGGTGTCCCTCCTCCAGCAGGCGCGCGACCTGCTCCGCGACGAGTACGCCGACCCCTCCGTCCGCGCCGCGGCCCACCTGCTCATCGACCGGCTCGGCCGCGGCCTTGCCGGCCTGGTCAACATCCTCAACCCGGACCGGATCATCCTCGGCGGGCTCCACCGCGACCTGCTCGACGCCGACCCGGAGCGGCTGCGCGCGGTCGTCGCGGAGCGCAGCCTGTGGGGCCGCAGCGGTGGGGTGCCGTTGCTGCCCTGCACACTCGACTACAACAGCCTGGTGGGCGCGGCCGAACTCGCCTGGCAGCCGGTCCTCGACGACCCGCTGCGGGCGCTCAGCGCCTGA
- a CDS encoding serine protease: protein MRDLPDRAVEVVRVSRTDGGVHYGGSGFLLTGELVLTARHVVDDGAYAYRVLRPAPRRGAGAAEVELVVPHGELDLALLVLDEAVDALAPMRFGRLPHALDTVPFHAMGFPRYAREDGQPRRRQATGTIQLASRPDAGGLDLWHESAQPADVPGAGSPWEGFSGAAVLVPRGPGPRAEHLVVGVYAAHLTPAGARSTIATRVESLADAGKFTRYLRAHEVTPEPVDVPLPGGAPRGLPSNVRTHESVLARLRGTRSYLLPEHLPFVSPGPGSEAAPRRLLERLVDSERGRGVLLVGAAGTGKTRTCFEVAQAAHDDGWHVLHVRTDRQRSLTVAHLEQAVFDAGRSRVLLVLDYLDTCAQLDLGALADEFMLGAAERGIRVACVASTRPGTLPVLRKRGVRQHFDEVALRQDSGHQGAVIDAMLPVVAPHALDGLGRAALRAACGNRPIIALLVAAQIERRYLARQDLPHLTGWRSDDLLAWLDPRLQEDRLRPPEATDWDADADGGAPRPPSDRQLAATVAAYACPQPRDAVVATVDAFLEGRDSGLDGEYVVRSLTELGWLEEPHEDQLMVVHDIVTDELVRQLLLPAGPVHPDSLHAVFSTSLTSARTFGGFAGHLARLAADLDDADGRQVARLGGEWLRAAAPRVGALLKRAGEDGRQALLTLLSRRPWQASVDGVWDEVAQPWLVREKDSPTARTLLAQAVESASGPVPERLVEAALTWLYRGGPEAETSHHVIHALLERRDLSARDEVRVTDYALAWLGLWKRHRSARFVIGALLREDRALDTRRLTAAVQYAFSWLHVHATTDAAHVLHRLLARADVDRAVARRTVSAALTWIGHGHGTQRVASLVLAPLAAHPELSRQQQKQTAGLALTWLAHNEAEPVARFVLRALLRRGDLAALRAGRAVDQAVLWLRHGHAATLAAAQVFGPLLPHPALAGEQRALVVEMAWEWVGGYGDSLAAGDVLGSLLADAAGLGERAADLAERALAWAQAHPRAPEAPAVLSALLGGAAPGDRLHRSADFALHWLESYGAEADGAAVHRAALACREMRRDQVRRAADAALDWLRAHTPARPPDDLDVGAPPVGAACSAATPAAGPEGDTADLCAEVGLKGAELGGDESAEGLAHGGLVDEVGVTLRLLLGTPELLPAQEARALEHAADWLGLPRRHRDRGYLWLRVLRARGWSGGNRGWPQGNGPLPAPDLSDLAALLGQPDLTAAEATHLADRALALSAEEGAPIRAVRAAVAAVLRLPRLTARQEAGAVELATRLVAAEPSGGTLDPLLALLDRPLEEAAHARATALGFGWLAACERLADAPRALFALAGRPGLADDQRRALNAHALNWYAVNSEHPWAPEVRAFLTDHGDDGFGAWLRGVEETRAWLLAHPDDPERGAVLLRLLARPDEAHPAAAPPARPGGASDAARGPGDGPPGGGALDRRLMLSAVHAALATVLSWRDFVALLENEDLRPEQRRAVAGQALAYLRSPAAVKTRLVIIALLRTADLTAEQRWDAAEEAFALLTRTSGRTFKTRPVLLALLRHRELAHEHEQAAIERALRQVDGAETSEAKPLLRLVLGKRLTGEQAARAIGHGLDWLLGREPTGGVGSVVEALLGRAECSPDQRRHAVAYARRWLAANPEHTVAERVAAHLAAHPEEPCPAPGPQRTAPAPAPDAVSPTGG from the coding sequence GTGCGGGACCTGCCGGACCGGGCCGTCGAGGTGGTGCGGGTCAGCCGTACGGACGGCGGCGTGCACTACGGCGGCTCCGGCTTCCTGCTGACCGGCGAACTCGTGTTGACCGCCCGCCACGTGGTGGACGACGGGGCGTACGCGTACCGCGTGTTGCGGCCCGCGCCACGTCGGGGCGCGGGCGCGGCCGAGGTCGAGTTGGTGGTGCCACACGGGGAACTCGACCTGGCGCTGCTGGTCCTGGACGAGGCGGTGGACGCGCTGGCGCCGATGCGCTTCGGGCGCCTGCCGCACGCGCTGGACACGGTGCCCTTCCACGCCATGGGCTTCCCCCGGTACGCGCGCGAGGACGGGCAGCCGCGGCGACGGCAGGCGACCGGCACCATCCAGCTCGCGTCCCGGCCGGACGCGGGCGGCCTCGACCTGTGGCACGAGAGCGCGCAGCCCGCGGACGTCCCGGGGGCCGGCTCGCCGTGGGAGGGGTTCTCCGGGGCGGCGGTGCTCGTCCCGCGCGGGCCCGGTCCGCGCGCGGAACACCTGGTCGTCGGCGTGTACGCCGCCCACCTCACCCCGGCCGGCGCCCGCTCCACCATCGCCACCCGCGTCGAATCGCTGGCCGACGCCGGCAAGTTCACCCGCTACCTGCGCGCCCACGAGGTCACCCCGGAGCCGGTGGACGTCCCGCTGCCCGGTGGGGCGCCGCGCGGTCTGCCCAGCAACGTGCGCACCCACGAGAGCGTGTTGGCCAGGTTGCGCGGCACGCGCAGCTACCTGTTGCCCGAGCACCTGCCCTTCGTCAGCCCGGGCCCGGGCAGCGAGGCCGCGCCGCGCCGCCTCCTGGAGCGGCTGGTCGACTCCGAGCGGGGGCGCGGGGTGCTGCTGGTGGGCGCGGCGGGCACGGGCAAGACCCGTACCTGCTTCGAGGTGGCCCAGGCGGCGCACGACGACGGCTGGCACGTCCTGCACGTACGCACCGACCGGCAGCGCTCGCTGACCGTGGCCCACCTCGAACAGGCCGTCTTCGACGCCGGCCGGTCGCGGGTGCTGCTGGTGCTGGACTACCTCGACACGTGCGCGCAGCTCGATCTCGGCGCGCTCGCCGACGAGTTCATGCTCGGCGCGGCCGAGCGCGGCATCCGGGTCGCCTGCGTGGCGTCGACCCGCCCCGGCACGCTGCCCGTACTGCGCAAGCGCGGCGTACGCCAGCACTTCGACGAGGTGGCGCTGCGTCAGGACAGCGGTCACCAGGGTGCCGTGATCGACGCGATGCTGCCGGTGGTCGCCCCGCACGCCCTCGACGGCCTGGGGCGGGCCGCGCTGCGGGCGGCGTGCGGCAACCGGCCGATCATCGCGCTCCTGGTCGCCGCCCAGATCGAGCGCCGCTACCTGGCCCGCCAGGACCTCCCGCACCTGACCGGCTGGCGCAGCGACGACCTGCTGGCCTGGCTCGACCCCCGGCTCCAGGAGGACCGGCTGCGGCCCCCGGAGGCCACCGACTGGGACGCCGACGCGGACGGCGGCGCCCCGCGTCCGCCCAGCGACCGGCAACTGGCCGCGACCGTGGCCGCCTACGCCTGCCCGCAGCCACGGGACGCCGTCGTCGCCACGGTGGACGCCTTCCTCGAAGGCCGGGACAGCGGGCTCGACGGCGAGTACGTCGTGCGCAGCCTGACCGAACTCGGCTGGCTTGAGGAGCCGCACGAGGACCAACTCATGGTGGTCCACGACATCGTCACCGACGAACTCGTACGGCAACTGCTGCTGCCCGCGGGGCCGGTGCACCCGGACTCGCTGCACGCCGTGTTCTCCACCTCGCTGACCAGCGCCCGCACCTTCGGTGGCTTCGCCGGCCACCTGGCGCGGCTGGCCGCCGACCTCGACGACGCGGACGGCCGCCAGGTGGCCCGCCTTGGCGGCGAGTGGCTGCGGGCCGCCGCGCCCCGCGTCGGCGCGCTGCTCAAGCGGGCCGGCGAGGACGGCCGGCAGGCGCTGCTCACGCTGCTCAGCCGGCGCCCCTGGCAGGCGTCGGTGGACGGGGTCTGGGACGAGGTGGCGCAGCCGTGGCTGGTGCGCGAGAAGGACTCGCCCACCGCGCGGACCCTGCTGGCCCAGGCCGTGGAGTCGGCCAGCGGACCGGTGCCGGAGCGGCTGGTCGAGGCGGCTCTGACCTGGCTGTACCGGGGCGGGCCCGAGGCGGAGACCTCGCACCACGTGATCCACGCCCTGCTGGAGCGCCGCGATCTGAGCGCGCGGGACGAGGTACGCGTCACGGACTACGCGCTGGCCTGGCTGGGGCTGTGGAAGCGGCACCGCTCGGCCCGGTTCGTGATCGGCGCGCTGCTGCGCGAGGACCGGGCCCTGGACACGCGGCGGCTGACGGCGGCCGTCCAGTACGCCTTCAGTTGGCTGCACGTACACGCCACCACGGACGCCGCCCACGTGCTGCACCGGCTGCTGGCGCGCGCGGACGTGGACCGTGCCGTCGCGCGGCGGACCGTGTCGGCGGCACTGACCTGGATCGGACACGGCCACGGCACGCAACGCGTCGCCAGCCTCGTGCTGGCCCCACTGGCCGCCCATCCGGAACTCAGCCGCCAGCAGCAGAAGCAGACCGCCGGGCTCGCGCTGACCTGGCTGGCGCACAACGAGGCGGAGCCGGTGGCCCGGTTCGTGCTGCGGGCGCTGCTGCGCCGCGGCGACCTGGCCGCGTTGCGCGCGGGGCGCGCCGTGGACCAGGCCGTGCTCTGGCTCCGGCACGGGCACGCCGCCACGCTCGCGGCGGCCCAGGTGTTCGGACCCCTGCTGCCGCACCCCGCCCTGGCCGGCGAGCAGCGCGCCCTGGTGGTCGAGATGGCGTGGGAGTGGGTGGGCGGTTACGGCGACTCGCTCGCCGCGGGGGACGTGCTGGGCTCCCTGTTGGCCGACGCCGCCGGTCTGGGCGAGCGCGCGGCCGACCTGGCCGAGCGCGCGCTGGCCTGGGCACAGGCCCACCCGCGGGCGCCGGAGGCCCCGGCGGTGCTGAGCGCGCTGCTCGGCGGCGCGGCCCCGGGCGACCGGCTGCACCGCAGCGCCGACTTCGCCCTGCACTGGCTTGAGTCGTACGGCGCCGAGGCCGACGGCGCCGCCGTGCACCGGGCCGCCCTCGCCTGTCGGGAGATGCGCCGCGACCAGGTCCGCCGCGCCGCCGACGCGGCCCTGGACTGGCTGCGGGCGCACACGCCGGCGCGGCCACCCGACGATCTCGATGTCGGCGCGCCCCCGGTGGGGGCGGCGTGCTCGGCCGCGACGCCGGCCGCCGGGCCCGAGGGAGACACGGCGGATCTGTGCGCGGAAGTCGGGCTAAAAGGAGCGGAGTTGGGAGGCGACGAGTCGGCCGAGGGGCTGGCGCATGGCGGGCTGGTGGACGAGGTGGGGGTGACGCTGCGCCTGTTGCTGGGCACGCCCGAGCTGCTCCCGGCGCAGGAGGCGCGCGCGCTGGAGCACGCGGCGGACTGGCTCGGCCTCCCCCGGCGCCACCGCGACCGCGGGTACCTGTGGCTGCGGGTGTTGCGGGCGCGCGGCTGGAGCGGCGGCAACCGTGGCTGGCCCCAGGGCAACGGGCCGCTGCCCGCGCCGGACCTGAGCGACCTCGCCGCGCTGCTGGGCCAACCGGACCTGACGGCGGCCGAGGCGACCCACCTGGCCGACCGGGCACTGGCCCTGAGCGCCGAGGAGGGCGCGCCCATCCGCGCGGTGCGCGCCGCCGTCGCCGCCGTGCTGCGCCTGCCGCGGCTCACCGCGCGGCAGGAGGCGGGCGCCGTGGAGCTGGCGACCCGTCTGGTGGCGGCGGAGCCCTCCGGCGGGACGCTGGACCCGCTGCTCGCGCTGCTCGACCGCCCGCTGGAGGAGGCCGCCCACGCGCGGGCGACGGCCCTCGGGTTCGGCTGGCTGGCCGCGTGTGAGCGGCTCGCCGACGCGCCCCGGGCGCTGTTCGCGCTCGCCGGGCGGCCGGGGCTGGCCGATGACCAGCGGCGCGCGCTCAACGCCCACGCGCTGAACTGGTACGCGGTCAACTCCGAGCACCCGTGGGCCCCGGAGGTCCGCGCCTTCCTCACCGATCACGGGGACGACGGTTTCGGCGCCTGGTTACGCGGTGTGGAGGAGACCCGGGCCTGGTTGCTGGCGCACCCGGACGACCCGGAGCGCGGCGCGGTGCTGCTGCGCCTGCTGGCACGGCCCGACGAGGCCCACCCCGCCGCCGCGCCGCCCGCCCGGCCCGGGGGTGCGAGCGACGCGGCGCGGGGCCCCGGCGATGGGCCGCCGGGCGGCGGGGCACTGGACCGGCGCCTCATGCTGTCCGCCGTGCACGCCGCGCTGGCCACCGTGTTGAGCTGGCGGGACTTCGTCGCGCTGCTGGAGAACGAGGACCTGCGGCCCGAGCAGCGGCGAGCGGTGGCCGGACAGGCGCTGGCCTACCTGCGGTCGCCGGCAGCGGTCAAGACCCGGCTGGTGATCATCGCGCTGCTACGCACCGCGGACCTCACCGCCGAGCAGCGGTGGGACGCGGCCGAGGAGGCGTTCGCGCTGCTGACCCGGACCAGCGGCCGGACGTTCAAGACCCGCCCGGTGCTGCTGGCCCTGCTGCGCCACCGGGAGCTGGCCCACGAGCACGAACAGGCCGCGATCGAACGGGCCCTGCGGCAGGTCGACGGGGCCGAGACCAGCGAGGCCAAGCCACTGCTGCGGCTGGTGCTGGGCAAGCGGCTGACCGGTGAGCAGGCGGCGCGCGCCATCGGCCACGGCCTGGACTGGCTACTGGGGCGCGAGCCGACGGGCGGCGTCGGCTCGGTGGTGGAGGCGCTGCTCGGACGCGCGGAGTGCTCCCCTGACCAGCGGCGGCACGCCGTCGCGTACGCCCGGCGCTGGCTCGCGGCCAATCCGGAGCACACCGTGGCCGAGCGCGTCGCCGCGCACCTGGCCGCCCACCCCGAGGAACCGTGCCCCGCCCCGGGCCCGCAGCGCACGGCGCCGGCACCAGCACCGGACGCGGTCTCCCCGACCGGCGGCTGA